One stretch of Centroberyx gerrardi isolate f3 chromosome 13, fCenGer3.hap1.cur.20231027, whole genome shotgun sequence DNA includes these proteins:
- the fabp6 gene encoding gastrotropin — protein sequence MAFAGRWETETQEGYEDFCKLIGIPADIIEKGRDYKLITEVTQDGDSFSWTQVYPTNATVTNKFIVGKESDMETIGGKKFKATVYMEGGKLSVDFPNYHHTSEISGGKLIETSKAGSVVLKRTSKKI from the exons ATGGCCTTCGCCGGAAGATGGGAGACCGAAACCCAGGAGGGATACGAAGACTTCTGCAAGCTGATTG gtatCCCCGCTGACATCATCGAGAAGGGCCGCGACTACAAGCTGATCACCGAGGTGACCCAGGACGGAGACAGCTTCTCCTGGACCCAGGTCTACCCCACAAACGCCACCGTCACCAACAAGTTCATCGTCGGCAAGGAGAGCGACATGGAGACCATCGGAGGGAAGAAATTCAAG GCCACAGTGTACATGGAGGGAGGCAAGCTGAGCGTTGACTTCCCCAACTACCACCACACTTCTGAGATCAGCGGAGGAAAGCTCATAGAG aCCTCCAAAGCTGGGTCTGTCGTGTTGAAGAGAACCAGCAAGAAGATCTAA